The Sporocytophaga myxococcoides genome window below encodes:
- a CDS encoding phage/plasmid replication domain-containing protein, which yields MYDNILIKIDAHTLGKENLFIELSNLPFETTIESKDGVIQKLKFKVDNLIVEVKEKEIVIKGSICKYYHGTNQYTLTRIATEKAFDKLSKALKLPIQNFSVMLFEAASNIIVDNEVEFYFRLLGPLQGYKTSPFINGTLYYENSYRKLTFYDKTRQTDAYGINRIPEFINQNVLRYEIKFQKSVALKFFRKNLLVKDLFDKDFYKEVVKYWSDEYFKIYKYQKLSFDTSIFKDIRNLEKQLMILGLNSLGGEHVVLEMLEQEKNKGTFKNTGKDRRLIYKLKELCSKSSLVKTCEGIIELNNKIKQEAEMQLQE from the coding sequence ATGTACGACAATATATTAATCAAAATAGATGCACATACTCTAGGTAAAGAAAACCTATTTATTGAATTATCAAATCTACCATTCGAAACAACCATTGAAAGTAAAGATGGTGTTATACAAAAATTAAAATTCAAAGTAGATAATTTAATAGTAGAAGTAAAAGAAAAAGAAATTGTAATTAAAGGAAGTATTTGCAAATACTATCACGGAACAAATCAATATACTTTAACGAGGATAGCAACAGAAAAAGCTTTTGATAAACTTTCAAAAGCGTTAAAACTACCAATTCAAAATTTCTCAGTAATGCTATTTGAAGCTGCTTCAAATATAATTGTTGACAATGAAGTTGAGTTCTACTTTAGGTTATTAGGCCCACTTCAAGGTTATAAAACTTCACCATTTATAAATGGGACTTTGTATTATGAAAACTCATATAGAAAGTTAACCTTTTATGACAAAACAAGACAAACAGATGCTTATGGCATTAATAGAATTCCAGAATTTATAAATCAAAATGTTTTACGATATGAAATTAAATTTCAAAAGTCTGTTGCATTAAAATTTTTCAGAAAAAATTTACTTGTTAAAGATTTATTTGATAAAGACTTTTACAAGGAAGTGGTTAAATATTGGAGCGACGAATATTTTAAAATTTATAAATACCAAAAATTATCGTTTGATACTTCTATTTTTAAAGACATCAGAAACCTTGAAAAACAATTAATGATTTTAGGATTAAATAGTCTTGGAGGAGAACATGTTGTTCTAGAAATGCTTGAACAAGAAAAAAATAAAGGAACATTTAAAAATACAGGAAAAGATAGAAGATTAATATATAAGCTTAAAGAGCTATGTAGTAAATCTTCTCTTGTTAAAACCTGTGAGGGAATTATTGAACTGAATAATAAAATAAAACAGGAAGCAGAGATGCAACTTCAGGAATAA
- a CDS encoding JAB domain-containing protein produces the protein MKRKRVNNLLKSENLSEVELSYKYKAKPSSLPQITCSGDAYNLLLSIWQMDKIEYIEEFIVLLLNRSNRVLGWTKVSSGGVSGTVADPRIIFQTALLSNASGIILAHNHPSGNIYPSEPDIQLTKKMKEAGKVLEIPVLDHIIITSENYYSFADEGKL, from the coding sequence ATGAAAAGGAAAAGGGTAAATAATCTTTTGAAATCTGAAAATCTTTCTGAAGTTGAATTATCATATAAGTACAAAGCCAAGCCCTCTTCATTGCCTCAAATAACTTGTTCAGGAGATGCCTATAATTTATTGCTTAGTATTTGGCAGATGGATAAAATTGAATACATCGAAGAGTTTATAGTTCTTTTATTGAATAGAAGCAATAGAGTATTAGGCTGGACTAAGGTAAGTAGTGGGGGAGTATCTGGTACTGTAGCAGACCCAAGAATAATTTTTCAAACAGCTCTTCTTTCGAATGCATCAGGAATTATATTAGCACACAACCATCCCTCAGGCAATATCTATCCATCAGAACCAGACATTCAATTGACTAAAAAAATGAAAGAAGCTGGGAAAGTACTGGAGATTCCAGTATTAGATCACATAATAATTACTTCTGAAAATTACTATAGTTTTGCTGATGAAGGTAAGCTATAA
- a CDS encoding T9SS type A sorting domain-containing protein gives MKKSLVQLQTTVFSTKTLLTPKIICSLLLLFFANNIIAQIQLEKVIPNTKTPVKYVNFSLLGEKFVVNNDTGTTYRIYNSDFSLYKTISIPKLEGYQAIKTNHISDNLFNSDSKIEFGIFYQNFADYTFANKYIVYSEDGSSLFEIDSIYPSYNYNGGINFINENKNESGMYCNTATGWKLFALTYSQPVSPNNSKVEVYSLPGTMPKITSSLNPRQEVPFNLSFPYPNPSSTSASINFKLPESLNEGEIVIYNEQGTIMKTLRVDNTFGMVLLNNSSLPAGTYYYLMKAGNSISDTKKMVVIP, from the coding sequence ATGAAAAAATCATTAGTGCAACTTCAAACAACTGTCTTTAGCACAAAAACTCTGCTTACACCCAAAATTATCTGTTCACTATTACTTTTGTTTTTTGCAAATAACATAATTGCTCAAATCCAACTGGAAAAAGTAATTCCCAATACGAAAACACCTGTCAAATATGTAAACTTTAGCTTACTTGGGGAAAAGTTTGTTGTAAATAATGATACCGGCACAACATACAGAATTTACAATTCTGACTTTTCACTATATAAAACTATTTCGATTCCAAAATTAGAAGGTTATCAAGCCATCAAAACCAATCATATATCTGATAATTTGTTTAATTCCGATTCGAAAATAGAATTCGGAATATTTTACCAGAACTTTGCAGACTATACCTTCGCCAATAAATACATAGTTTACTCTGAAGACGGTTCTTCACTTTTTGAAATAGATTCAATTTATCCAAGTTATAATTACAATGGAGGGATCAATTTTATAAATGAGAATAAAAACGAATCAGGAATGTATTGCAATACAGCCACCGGATGGAAATTATTCGCCCTTACATATAGTCAACCAGTAAGCCCTAACAATAGCAAAGTTGAAGTATATAGTCTTCCCGGAACTATGCCCAAAATCACATCTTCTCTTAATCCAAGGCAAGAGGTACCTTTTAATCTTTCATTTCCCTACCCTAACCCCTCTTCAACCTCTGCAAGTATTAATTTCAAATTACCTGAATCATTAAACGAAGGCGAGATAGTGATTTATAATGAGCAAGGCACAATAATGAAAACCCTAAGAGTAGACAATACATTCGGAATGGTGCTATTAAATAATTCTAGTTTACCTGCTGGTACATATTACTACTTGATGAAAGCAGGCAATAGCATTTCTGATACAAAGAAGATGGTTGTTATACCATAA
- a CDS encoding DUF4595 domain-containing protein — protein sequence MKKHLLTLTFGICSTVLAFTACKKDKDVKPDDAQSIICLPDTIAFQDNGKYVLEYNTQKQLIKVNKSDKDGKYDGYMAFTYSANKITEVSYDANGTKLFEGEHYLNDNGSVNYSSQMWNYNNLSYDTVFYTYNSDNQIVLQVRKARYEDASTSVDSTSYVYSEGNLVSSLVILPSEKHEVTYTTSQYENKYNIFDDRVFIPGFYGKGSKNLVTKEVETIPGYGVMTTTYEYNLNSDGFIVGRNYLVMDSNRPDQPYYEQKSKISYACK from the coding sequence ATGAAAAAACATCTTTTAACCTTAACTTTTGGAATATGCTCGACAGTTCTTGCATTTACGGCCTGCAAGAAAGACAAGGACGTGAAGCCTGACGATGCCCAATCTATTATTTGCTTACCTGACACAATTGCTTTTCAGGATAATGGGAAATACGTACTTGAATATAACACACAAAAGCAACTTATAAAAGTCAATAAATCTGATAAGGATGGTAAGTATGACGGATACATGGCTTTTACCTATTCGGCAAATAAAATTACAGAAGTTAGCTATGATGCAAATGGAACCAAACTATTCGAAGGTGAGCATTACTTAAATGATAATGGAAGTGTAAACTACTCTTCTCAAATGTGGAACTATAATAATTTAAGTTATGATACTGTTTTTTATACCTACAATAGCGATAATCAAATTGTGTTGCAGGTTAGAAAGGCACGTTATGAAGATGCATCGACTTCTGTAGATTCTACAAGCTATGTATATTCTGAAGGTAACCTTGTTTCTTCATTAGTTATTCTTCCCAGTGAAAAACATGAAGTAACTTATACTACTTCTCAATATGAAAATAAGTACAATATTTTTGATGATAGAGTTTTCATACCCGGCTTTTATGGAAAAGGAAGTAAAAATTTAGTTACTAAAGAAGTTGAAACCATTCCGGGTTATGGTGTAATGACTACCACTTATGAATATAACTTAAACTCTGATGGATTTATAGTTGGCCGAAATTATTTAGTAATGGATTCAAATAGACCAGATCAGCCCTATTATGAACAAAAAAGCAAAATAAGTTACGCATGCAAGTAA